A window of the Gossypium hirsutum isolate 1008001.06 chromosome A05, Gossypium_hirsutum_v2.1, whole genome shotgun sequence genome harbors these coding sequences:
- the LOC107957340 gene encoding 60S ribosomal protein L35, with protein MARIKVHELRQKSKTELLAQLKDLKAELALLRVAKVTGGAPNKLSKIKVVRLSIAQVLTVISQKQKAALREAYKKKKFLPLDLRPKKTRAIRRRLTKHQASLKTEREKKKEMYFPMRKYAIKV; from the exons ATGG CGAGAATCAAGGTCCATGAGTTGAGACAGAAATCAAAAACTGAGCTTTTGGCTCAGTTGAAAGATCTCAAAGCTGAGCTCGCTCTTCTTCGTGTTGCCAAAGTTACCGGTGGTGCACCTAACAAGCTTTCCAAGAT AAAGGTGGTGAGGTTGTCAATTGCTCAGGTGTTGACAGTGATCTCACAGAAGCAGAAGGCTGCACTGAGGGAGGCATATAAGAAGAAGAAGTTCTTGCCCCTTGATCTCCGTCCAAAGAAGACCAGAGCCATCAGGAGAAGGCTTACCAAGCATCAG GCATCGCTGAAGACAGAACGtgaaaagaagaaggaaatgtACTTCCCCATGAGGAAGTATGCCATTAAGGTGTAG
- the LOC121229114 gene encoding uncharacterized protein, translated as MKKSTNVESKPTPSVIARLMGLDELQPQELVKKPKQQRVLSENYRRKVASIGVWEKKTGDEHRSFQLSIEEQEFIRESGPSLNESFAGAEFMTFGIELQPSKEVHSGLPGLRFAGSRKDCFENHFQKPNYPTTKHVYEQEGSTSHQQLRM; from the coding sequence ATGAAGAAGTCAACGAATGTGGAATCTAAACCTACACCGAGTGTCATTGCAAGATTAATGGGTCTCGATGAGCTCCAGCCTCAGGAACTTGTCAAGAAGCCGAAGCAGCAAAGAGTGCTTTCCGAGAATTATCGACGTAAAGTTGCTTCCATAGGTGTTTGGGAGAAAAAAACAGGTGATGAACACCGTTCCTTTCAGCTCAGCATTGAAGAGCAGGAGTTCATCAGGGAAAGTGGTCCATCTTTAAATGAAAGCTTTGCAGGTGCAGAATTTATGACATTCGGTATCGAGCTTCAACCTTCGAAAGAAGTTCATTCTGGACTACCTGGGTTACGGTTTGCGGGTTCTAGAAAGGATTGCTTTGAAAATCATTTTCAGAAACCAAATTATCCGACGACCAAGCATGTCTATGAACAAGAAGGCAGCACTTCTCACCAGCAACTGAGAATGTAA
- the LOC107957341 gene encoding metal tolerance protein 11 isoform X1, which produces MVRGEMVEMVARETDEDLSLLPHQSNVDRSWRLNFDGFQLSPEHKDKKPPRSLHDCLGVLGPEDNVAEYYQQQVEMLEGFSEMDALAERGFIPGMSKEERERLARSETLAIRISNIANMVLFATKVYASMRSGSLAIIASTLDSLLDLLSGFILWFTAFSMSTPNPYQYPIGKKRMQPLGILVFASVMATLGLQIILESVRTMVSNEDEFNLTNEQERWVVGIMLGVTLTKLVLMFYCRTFTNEIVKAYAQDHFFDVITNIIGLVAVLLAKYIDDWMDPVGAIILALYTIRTWSMTVLENVNSLVGRSAAPEYLQKLTYLCWNHHKAIKNIDTVRAYTFGSHYFVEVDIVLPANMALQEAHDIGESLQEKLELLPDIERAFVHLDYEFSHKPEHAQAHAL; this is translated from the exons ATGGTGCGCGGGGAAATGGTGGAGATGGTGGCCCGTGAAACCGACGAAGATCTTTCATTGTTGCCACATCAGAGCAATGTTGATCGATCATGGCGGTTGAACTTCGATGGCTTCCAGTTATCTCCCGAACACAAAGACAAAAAGCCTCCTCGTAGCCTCCATGATTGCCTTGGGGTTTTAG GTCCGGAAGATAACGTGGCTGAATACTATCAGCAGCAGGTAGAAATGCTGGAGGGTTTTAGTGAAATGGATGCCTTAGCTGAGCGTGGATTTATTCCTGGCATGTCAAAG GAAGAGCGGGAAAGGTTGGCTAGAAGCGAGACATTAGCTATTAGAATTTCGAATATTGCAAACATGGTTCTTTTTGCCACTAAAGTTTATGCTTCCATGAGAAGTGGCTCATTAGCTATAATTGCGTCCACATTGGACTCTCTTCTTGATCTCTTGTCTGGCTTCATCCTCTGGTTTACTGCATTCTCCATGTCAACACCAAACCCATATCAGTACCCAATTGGAAAGAAACGAATGCAGCCACTG GGTATCCTTGTTTTTGCCTCTGTCATGGCAACTCTTGGACTGCAGATAATCTTGGAGTCTGTTCGAACAATGGTATCAAAT GAGGATGAATTCAACCTGACAAATGAGCAAGAGAGGTGGGTTGTTGGCATTATGCTTGGAGTGACTCTGACAAAGCTTGTCCTCATGTTCTATTGCCGCACATTTACAAACGAAATCGTTAAAGCTTATGCTCAGGATCACTTCTTTGATGTTATCACAAACATCATTGGCCTTGTTGCTGTGCTACTTGCTAAGTACATCGACGATTGGATGGACCCTGTTGGAGCTATCATT CTGGCTTTGTACACAATACGGACATGGTCGATGACAGTATTAGAGAACGTGAACTCATTGGTTGGAAGATCAGCAGCTCCAGAATATCTTCAGAAACTGACCTATCTGTGTTGGAACCACCATAAGGCCATAAAGAACATCGATACGGTCCGAGCTTACACCTTCGGGTCTCACTACTTTGTCGAAGTTGATATTGTACTTCCGGCAAACATGGCATTACAAGAAGCTCATGACATTGGAGAATCCTTGCAAGAGAAACTGGAGTTACTGCCCGACATTGAGCGAGCGTTTGTTCATTTGGATTATGAATTCAGTCACAAACCTGAACATGCACAGGCACATGCTCTGTAG
- the LOC107957341 gene encoding metal tolerance protein 11 isoform X2, giving the protein MLEGFSEMDALAERGFIPGMSKEERERLARSETLAIRISNIANMVLFATKVYASMRSGSLAIIASTLDSLLDLLSGFILWFTAFSMSTPNPYQYPIGKKRMQPLGILVFASVMATLGLQIILESVRTMVSNEDEFNLTNEQERWVVGIMLGVTLTKLVLMFYCRTFTNEIVKAYAQDHFFDVITNIIGLVAVLLAKYIDDWMDPVGAIILALYTIRTWSMTVLENVNSLVGRSAAPEYLQKLTYLCWNHHKAIKNIDTVRAYTFGSHYFVEVDIVLPANMALQEAHDIGESLQEKLELLPDIERAFVHLDYEFSHKPEHAQAHAL; this is encoded by the exons ATGCTGGAGGGTTTTAGTGAAATGGATGCCTTAGCTGAGCGTGGATTTATTCCTGGCATGTCAAAG GAAGAGCGGGAAAGGTTGGCTAGAAGCGAGACATTAGCTATTAGAATTTCGAATATTGCAAACATGGTTCTTTTTGCCACTAAAGTTTATGCTTCCATGAGAAGTGGCTCATTAGCTATAATTGCGTCCACATTGGACTCTCTTCTTGATCTCTTGTCTGGCTTCATCCTCTGGTTTACTGCATTCTCCATGTCAACACCAAACCCATATCAGTACCCAATTGGAAAGAAACGAATGCAGCCACTG GGTATCCTTGTTTTTGCCTCTGTCATGGCAACTCTTGGACTGCAGATAATCTTGGAGTCTGTTCGAACAATGGTATCAAAT GAGGATGAATTCAACCTGACAAATGAGCAAGAGAGGTGGGTTGTTGGCATTATGCTTGGAGTGACTCTGACAAAGCTTGTCCTCATGTTCTATTGCCGCACATTTACAAACGAAATCGTTAAAGCTTATGCTCAGGATCACTTCTTTGATGTTATCACAAACATCATTGGCCTTGTTGCTGTGCTACTTGCTAAGTACATCGACGATTGGATGGACCCTGTTGGAGCTATCATT CTGGCTTTGTACACAATACGGACATGGTCGATGACAGTATTAGAGAACGTGAACTCATTGGTTGGAAGATCAGCAGCTCCAGAATATCTTCAGAAACTGACCTATCTGTGTTGGAACCACCATAAGGCCATAAAGAACATCGATACGGTCCGAGCTTACACCTTCGGGTCTCACTACTTTGTCGAAGTTGATATTGTACTTCCGGCAAACATGGCATTACAAGAAGCTCATGACATTGGAGAATCCTTGCAAGAGAAACTGGAGTTACTGCCCGACATTGAGCGAGCGTTTGTTCATTTGGATTATGAATTCAGTCACAAACCTGAACATGCACAGGCACATGCTCTGTAG